AAGTTCAGCTTATTTAAAAAACTTTCCACTTTTTTTAAATTGGGCTTCATTTTTATACACAGTTTTTTTTCCTATTCTACTAATGGTTATTATTGGCTGTAAAGTTACGTATGATTTTCGTTTGATGGGTTTTAAATCTTTACTATCTTGGTTTAATGGACTTGTCTTTCTGGCAATTATGACATCAACTGTTTTATATCTGATCGTAATCCACTCTAGGAAGCAAGGAAAGAAAGCGGGCAGCTTAAAAAGCATGTTTTGCGCTTCTTACAGGATAAAGAGATAAAAAAGCTCTATCATAGAGTAGAGAAAGATAGTAAGAATTTTGGAAGGATTTTTGTGTATTTTAGGTTTTGAAGATGGGACACTTTTCCGATTAGCTGAAGAACCGGTCCTGAAAATATAAAGCATACTTTTTTAGTAACTATTTAATAAGAGAGACTATCATGACGTATATCGTAGGCATTCGAAAACCTGAACACAATTTCCTTACTATTATTAGTGACCTAATGGTAACAAAAAAAATTCCTGATGGCAAAATTCAAAAAGAAAATAATGCCTTAAAAACGGGCTATTTATTCGATGGTTGTATATATGGTCTTTCAGGAGACGCTACTGCAGGACATAAATTTCTAGGTTCTTTCAAGAAAAGCATAGACTGTAAAAACTCAGTAAAAAACAATGTTGAAAAATTATCTAACTTTATAAAATCGTCAAAGTGGAATTCAGGTTCAGGTTTCAAAGTATTGTTTGGAATTAGAAATCCGAATCCTGAATTTTTCCTTTTAGATTCACACACACGAGAGTTTAAATTGTTAGACGAATGTTTATATACAATGGGAAGCGGCCAAATGCTTCTTGACAAGATAGTATCACAAGCATATAACTATTCAAATTCCTTCATAATGGAAAAACTAAAGCAAAAGAAAGCTCCTATAGTTTATTATCCTTGCTTCATATGTCTTTGGCTTTCTGAATTAGTTTTAGGCTTTGAGGAAAAGCAGTTAAGCGAGATAGGAGTTGGAGGAATTTTCCATTATGTTTATCAAGCCGATAAAAAGGAATGTAGTCCAATGCCCATAGTATTTGTTTTATCTAAGCTTGAAAATAATAAGCTCGTTCAAAAAAGTTACAGGGTATGCTTAATAAATGGTTACTTAATCATAGAGAATTTGTCCGATGGTTCAGTTTCAGTATTTACATCAGAAGTCGAAAGGCAAGATTTAGCAGAAAAAGGCTTACTAGATTCGGATGACATTCTCCAAGAAGCGAGGAAGAGATCTAGAAATCTCCCGATTTACTACTTTTGTGGTTTTGCAACTCATGACCCTAGTTATCGCGGGTTCTATTCTGCACATTTTTCATGCAACGAAATAAAAGTAATAGACTGGGAAGGCAATGTTAGGTCGGATTTTCAAGATAAGGTTGACAAAAATCTTAGAATTTCACAAGAATTAAACAAATGAGTGGCTAGGCGTCTCCAAGTATTAAAAATGAATAAATCAAAAACACCGCCTCCTGAATGGGGCAATGATAAGATTACTGAGTTTTTTGAAACAGCAAGAGAGAATAGCTTTGCTACTTTTGTCAAAGATAAGCCTTTCTTTAAGTGTCTAGTAGATATAGAAAATCTTTTTCGCTCAGCCATTGATTCCATGGGAAACAGCGAACACTGGTTTCCATTGTTTTTCTTTCTGAAAGCTCATTCAGCTTTTTTGGCTGCACTTCGTTTAGTCTTCGCTACGCAAATTCCAGAAGCTTTCATGGTTTTACGAGGAGTGATAGAAAATTCCCTATATGGATTTTACATTTACAAAAATCCTAAATTAGCTCCCGTATGGCTTAGTAGGCACCGAGACAAAAAAAGCATGAAAGCAGTTAAAGAGAAATTCAAAGCAGGCTTTATGCTACAAACACTTAAAACAACAGACCCAGCCTTAGAAAAAGCGGCTAGGGAGCTATATGATAGAACGATTGATTATGGTGCCCATCCAAATGAACGTTCTTTGAGTTTGGCATTAAAACGCACAGATGTAAAAAATGGTTTTAGATTTGATCTAAGATATCTAACTGATGATGCACTTGCTATTGAATTCTGTTTAAAATGTACTGCTCAAATAGGGGTATTATCTTTAAAAATTCTACAATTGATTACTCCTGAAAGATTTAAAATAGCAGAGCTTGATACAAGGTTAGAAAAGATATCAAAGGCAAAGATTTTTAGTAATCTTAGTAAATCTTATACTCATTTGTAATTGCAGTCCTACCTAAAGATACCATAAAAAACTCAAAAAATTATGGCCACAACAACAGAGGTTTATATCGACCCCTAGAAACCAGGGGTCAATTTGGTTTATAGGGAGTTAAAATATAACCGCTTATAGATCCCCGCTTTCGCGAGAATGACAAAGTCAGGGGAGAGGTATATATAGGTATATCCAAGGGTGATCGGGGCTATAATAGGCTGTAATGAGGGTTAATTCTGTTATTAAACGTAGGTTAGGTATATAGATTCCAGCTTTCGCTGGAATGACAGGCCGGATAGGCTGTAAGGCTTACCAAATAAACTTTTAATCAAAAACAACCAGAAAAATAGTTATTAACACACTTTTAACATAACGCTGTAAGTCGTTTAGCCATAATTACTTATAGTGTTTTTCTCTCTATAGCCTAGTTAACATAAGATACATTATAGGCGGATAGGGTTAATCATGAAGGAGTCTGGTTTATATGGCTATTCGCGCTCAGCCTGTCCGCTTATGTCATTGCGAGCGAACGCAGCAAGCGAAGCAATCTCTTCTACCTCTTTATAAACCCCATCGACCCCTGGTTTTTAGGGGTCGATATAAACCTACCTTGTAGAATGGAATCCTATCGGACCTTTTGGCTTTGGCGGTGGCTCAGGTGGGGTCTCTGTGAGCTGCTTAATAATCTCGAATATCTTTATTATTAACTTACTATGTTTTCCGACTTCCTGCTCAAGCTCCTTTAGTTTTATAGCAAGTTCTTTATGCGTCGCAAGAACCTGTTTTAGTCTTACAAATGCCCTCATAATAGCAATATTGACATGGATAGAGCGTTCGCTATTTAGCACACTTGATAACATGGCTACACCTTGCTCAGTAAAGGCATACGGTCTATGGCCTCCAAGATGCTTATGTGATGGTATCGCATTTTGCGATACCATGAAGTTAATCTCTGCTTCATTAAGCCGAAACATAAAATCATCAGGGAAACGTCTTATATTGCGCTTTACTTGTTCTCTAAGCCTAATGGCCTTTACTCCATAAAGCTCAGCCAAATCCCTATCCAGCATAACTTTCTGTCCCCGAATCACAAATATCCTACGTTCGATCCTCTCCTGCGGAACGAGTTCTTTCATTACATACCTCCCTCCTGTCTAAGGTCGCAAAATGCGACCTTAGAAGCTATGTAGTCGCAGATTGTAACCACCCATATATTAGACACATCTGGAGGGTGATTTTCTTTCAATTATTTTTATTTTTTTGCTTGATTGTATATTTAGATAGGAATACTGCTATGTCTTACATAAGCGCACTGGGTGCGGCCCCACCAGGTCTTGTGGAGCATGTTGCGGATTGGGACACATAATACTGGTTCACCTTTTATGGTTTTTTGTAGGCCAAAGCGATTATCATAGGTATCGCAGAAATACCTGCCATCCTGGCCCTTTTTCAGGTGCTCACAGGGGTCTCCCTCCAGAACTCCACAACAAGCCCCACACCTCTTGCACAAAGCCTCTTGTTCCAGGTATTTCTGATTCTGTATTTGATTGTATCGCTTTTCATCCATCATGATCCCAGTAACCGATAATATTCTGCTATGGTTTTCAAGGAATTGATCACCAAGATACCTAAAAAATAAGTTACAATAACGACAATAATAGTTATAACTATCTTTTTATTCCTGCTGTAATCAGGAGTAAGCCAGACCAGTGGCAAGGCAAACGGCCCTACAAATACAAAAGCAGCTACTATAGACCCTGTCTTAAGATACCATTTGCTCTGCTGTTTTTTATCTGCGCCTGCATCCTGCATAAGAGAATTTAAAAAGAATACGTTAATGACGTTAGAACCCTGAGGTCGTTTTTCTTTGTGTCTCCTGCTGGCTTAGAGTCATAATCATCTATCACACTTACGTTCAAAGCTAGCTTATCGCTAACAGGATTGGTAAATACTGTCTCTGAATGAAGCCTATAATCGCTAAAGTCATCTATGACAGGATAAAAAAAGACATCCTGGCTTATTTTTGCATTCTCAAAAAGAGTTTTCTCTAAAAACCCCCTTGATATAAACACCGTTTCTTTGGTCTCTTCTGTGGCATCCCTATATTCCGTATGCTCATAGCCCCCTGCGGCCTCCATCATAAGCTTCATAGAGTCTGTGTCATGAAACCAGTACCCCAGACCAGTGTTAGGCAGCAACCTGTAGTCGATATTGGCAAACCTGTCATGATCTGCCTCCAGCTTATAAAAATGGTACCATTTCTTTTTTTGGCCAAAACTAAAGGCATATCTGCCAGAACCATTCCACTTCTGGGCATCCATTTTCTTATCTGAAGATGAATAATAGATATCGCCTTTAAGCGTTATTTCGTCAACATGCACTCTGTTTCTGCTGACAAAAAGGCTAGCGTTTAACTCGCTCGAATCAGTATTCCCGCTGGACTTATTGTATCCCACAGAAACGTTTCTCTTCCATGTAGCTTCCGGAGCGGCTTCCTCGGCCAATACCCCAGGCGCTTCTTCAGTCATACAAAAAAATAAAGCTATAAACAATAGGACTTTCTTGGTGTAACGCATAAAAATTTTCTCCCTTCATGATCTGCTCCTGATAATGCCAAACCCGGCTCCTTTTCTTCTGCTAATATCCGAGACGTCAAAGGCATTGTCTTTAAATTTTTCTTCCAGCTCATTCCATAACCTTTTCATATCATCGCATTGCCTGATATCATCCAGGATCACATAGCTGGGGCTCAGCTTGTCGGTATAAATATTTATATTCTCTTTTGTATGCTCATATTCATGCAGTGAATCGATATAAAGAAGATCTATGTCTCTGTCAAAGGACGAGGTGATCTTTTTCACGACTTCTTCATCCAGTGAATCACCCTGTATCCTACTTATATGAGGGTATTTTTTAAACCCTTCTTTATTTTTACTGGCGATATCCACTGTTACTAATTGGCTATGCGCAATACCATCTTCATGCAATCCTTTACTAATAGACATGATAGAACCGCCGTAATTTGTCCCTATTTCAAGAATATGCGTAAGTCTCTGTGTCATGACAAATCCTGAGAGAAAAAAATAGTAGTTGGTGGGGCGATTAAGAAAAAAACTTGATCCCGTGGTTTCGCCATAAACGCAATCGGACAGATCTATCTGCTTCCCTGCTTCCATTGCCTGCTCACAGATTTCCTTTAAAGATTGACCATAAGGCTTCATAAGCTTATCTCTACTATCTTCTTATTAGTAGTCTCTCCTGATACGATCTTGATGTCTCGTTTCTTCACGCTGAACTTTTTTGCAAGAAGCTCTATTATTCTCTTGTTGGCCTTGCCTTTTTCTGGCGGGCTTAAAACCTTTATCCTGTAGCTATTTTCAGAGAGTTTCTGGACTTCCTCTTTTTTAGCCCTTGTTATGACCTTAAGTCCTATCCTCATCTATTACCTGACTATTATCGATGCCTGTGAATCAAAAGGATTGGTTCTGACTACCAGCGAAAACAAATACGGGTAATTCTTCTTCAAGTGACCTATGTAAGCCAGCCACTCCGCTATAAGACGTAAATACACCCTTTCCATATCACCCTTGAGATGTTCGTAATCTGAGTCAGGCAATTCCGTAAGCTCTGCTCTGTGACCCAATTCCTCTGCAAGATGAAACACTGCCCACAGCAAATCCGTAAAACTGTCATGTTCTAAAAGATTTGGATTCTCAAGAAGATTTAAAAGAAACTGCCTCTTTCTTGCCAGAAAATTCTTCAATTCTTCAAGGTGTTTGTCACTCACGTCAATCTTTGGGGTATACTCAATGAATTCCTTTCTAACCTTTAGAAAGTCCTTCTCTGTCCAGTCGCTCCTAACTATAAGTCTCCCCTTTACCCTGCCAGCTTCAAGATCCAGGTCAGAAAATACTTTTAAAAGCTCTGCCCCTACCTCGCTAAAAAATGCGCCTATCACCATATTAAGCTTATTAAGCATAGATCTTTTTTCCCTGAAATGTAAAAGCTGATGCAAAACCAGCGTTACCATAAGTACTTCGATAAAAACAAACGCCACATCGCCTATCAAATATATAAAAATATGGTGTGCGTCTCTGAAGATCAAAAAATGCCCATAATAAACAACAGCTGACAGCACTATCAGCAATGTCCCGAAAATTACC
This is a stretch of genomic DNA from Candidatus Gorgyraea atricola. It encodes these proteins:
- a CDS encoding DUF167 domain-containing protein, with translation MRIGLKVITRAKKEEVQKLSENSYRIKVLSPPEKGKANKRIIELLAKKFSVKKRDIKIVSGETTNKKIVEISL
- a CDS encoding DUF481 domain-containing protein, yielding MRYTKKVLLFIALFFCMTEEAPGVLAEEAAPEATWKRNVSVGYNKSSGNTDSSELNASLFVSRNRVHVDEITLKGDIYYSSSDKKMDAQKWNGSGRYAFSFGQKKKWYHFYKLEADHDRFANIDYRLLPNTGLGYWFHDTDSMKLMMEAAGGYEHTEYRDATEETKETVFISRGFLEKTLFENAKISQDVFFYPVIDDFSDYRLHSETVFTNPVSDKLALNVSVIDDYDSKPAGDTKKNDLRVLTSLTYSF
- a CDS encoding ORF6N domain-containing protein, which produces MKELVPQERIERRIFVIRGQKVMLDRDLAELYGVKAIRLREQVKRNIRRFPDDFMFRLNEAEINFMVSQNAIPSHKHLGGHRPYAFTEQGVAMLSSVLNSERSIHVNIAIMRAFVRLKQVLATHKELAIKLKELEQEVGKHSKLIIKIFEIIKQLTETPPEPPPKPKGPIGFHSTR
- a CDS encoding class I SAM-dependent methyltransferase, which produces MKPYGQSLKEICEQAMEAGKQIDLSDCVYGETTGSSFFLNRPTNYYFFLSGFVMTQRLTHILEIGTNYGGSIMSISKGLHEDGIAHSQLVTVDIASKNKEGFKKYPHISRIQGDSLDEEVVKKITSSFDRDIDLLYIDSLHEYEHTKENINIYTDKLSPSYVILDDIRQCDDMKRLWNELEEKFKDNAFDVSDISRRKGAGFGIIRSRS